The Chaetodon auriga isolate fChaAug3 chromosome 20, fChaAug3.hap1, whole genome shotgun sequence genome contains the following window.
TTAGCTGACAGAAATTGGACCTCTCAGCTCTTTGCCTTCACGATAGATGAGTTGTCTTACAGAGTAATGTGCTCTGTATCACTGGGTGTATTCTTCTGCTTAGTCATTACTTGCCCTACATACACCAAAAACTGATTTATTTCTAAATCAAAATGAGCTATATTTCCTTTCCGTCTCAATGCTGCATCTTGCAATTGGGAGTGCATAGagatttttaataataatgataaatgtGATCACAGATTTCAGACCCTGTGATCATTTTCCAAATAAAACTGCATGTCTGCTAAGCTAACAGGGACacagggcagtgtgtgtgtgttatctgggTGTCAAATTGCATCTTGTTGGttgcagaagaagcagaaacagcagcgaGCAATGAAGAAACAagagaacagagaagagaaaatgtcATGTTGAGCTTCAGATTGAGAGGACAATCAGGGTTGATGGCCAGAAACCTTGCTCTGGAGGGAAAGGCAGCTTCCCAGCATGCAGGGCCATCTCTAGCGCCGGGTCCTCCTGAGTCACAAATGGCTCCAagtggagaggcagagacatcAGGTACTGTCCGATCTAGAGGGCACAAACAGACATCTAGTTTGATATATCTCgagtgtgcagctgcagtatTATATGTTCTGTGCTCGTGTTAGCTGTGAATTTGTACAAAAAGAGCACAAGTTTGACTTCATCTAATAAGGCGAGTCATGTTGGTTTGTTTTAAATAATTTCCACTGCACACAATGAACGTCAGGACTTATATTTTAGGCAAACCTGACTAACATTTGTAATGTATTCCTGCGGCGACAGGCTGAAAGTAGGCAGGTCCTCTGTGTAGCTCTCTCCAAAACCAGCTGCCTCTTGTCTCTGAACACGAATCAAACAGTATGAGGTGAGATTAAAATAGAAGCAGCGTGTCCAACACTCCCAattcacatgcacgcacacgaTCCAAAAGCTCTTAGCAATGCACTGGTGTCAATCAGtacttcaaatcaaatcatgtAGAAACTTGACACCTAATCACCTCCATCTTGGAGACGAGGCAGAGCTGGTGTTTGATCTGCAGGAAGACGGAGTCGAAGGCCAGCTGGTTGGCCTGCTGGTTGAGTCTGGTCAGAGCAGATCTGGGCTCTGCTAACAGACTGGAGTTACCTGTGCCCTTCTCCTGCGAGGTAAAAGCAAAGAGTTgcattaaaacagctgcagaaggTTGCTGATAAACCACCTGATGATGCGCCACAGCATAACAAGAGCCAGTTCTCCCATTAAACTGAATCTATCCCTGCTCCATACCTTTAGGGAGTAGAGGACCTCCATCAGGCTGTTGTATTCAGCCATGTCTCCCCTCTGAAGGTAGTTGTACTCCTGCCAGGGGTTCTTGGTggcgctcttcctctctgtggagCTGGCCTCCTGGATGCCTGCCAGGCTGCGTGGGCTATACGACTCTGACAAGTATTTACCCGCCGTGCCCAGGATCCTATGGGAAAGATTGATGCTCAGAGCATGCACGCAATTCCTTCAAGACCCACTCCAACGAAAGGcatgtttttaaccttgttaacatGTCCATATGGTGTTTTTATATGCCACAAGGCATACCATGCAATAAGCAGGCAATGCCATGGCTGAGTATTTCCCCCTTGGAACAGTGATGGACCAAAGACAAACACGGATTCAGAGAGCCCCGGATTCATTCGTATACGTAAGGAACCAATCCTGTCAACCTGCAGGGTAGGGCTACGGTGAAACGAGGGGTATCAGCCTCAAGATAAGTTTGACTATTTTTtcaaacagtgacagagacaTGTTCAGTTTTCGGCTGCAAAGATGCAAAAGGAGAAATAGTGAGCGTTCATGTACTGCCAAAGGGTCTGAAAATCCAAGAGCCAAACTGTAGCCTGCAGTAGCCTTTTTCCACAGCACTGTTTTGCTAgaaggcagagacagacgtcTAGTTTGATAGTTTGACGTTCAGCTTTTAGGGCTTTAATCAATGCCTGGGGAGAAACTTTAAAATCCAACATTGTGCCTTGTTGACAGCGTGCCCCAAAGAGGTGAATGGTTTAGGGCAAAGGGAAACAACTAGAACACTGTGAAACATAAAGTATAAACATTTCTCTTACTTGtttgacagctgctgctcaaaggCTCCACACTGTCTCAGTAATTCTCCACAAGTGGCAATAATCctgcaaaagacaaagaaacacaacaatCAGCACTGAACTAACGACACTTTGCTATGTAAAGTGTAAAAACTCATTAACCTGACAGAGTTCTGGAAAGCTGTCCAGTCTTCCTGGAAAACAGATGAAGTCGGAGCATCCTCCAGTTTGCACTTCTTTCTGATTGACTGCAGTGTTGTGGAGAAGTCCGACACATACCTGCAAGAAGCAAAATGTTAAAGCTGTCAAAACAAATCCATTAACAGTGAACACACTTGAAATAAACAAAGGGATTAACGCATATATGACTGTGACAATAAAGGATCTTTACTTGGTGAAGAGGGCTTTGAGGGCTTTGAGGAGACCACACACGGCCAGTCCGTCAGTCAGTTTGACACAGCGGTCCACAGCAGCGTTGGTCAGGCCAAACAACTTGCCAACAGAGTGGCTCAGCTCTTCCACACAATCAATTACCTCCCCATGCTcctaaagagaggagaggatatgGAGCGTGTTAAACAAGAGGTGGAACTGCAAATAGGAAGAGAATCAGAAAGCAGTGATGGCTTCAATAAGCAGTAAAGGGTTCGATAaatctattgtgtgtgtgtgtggtgtctaACCAAAGGTACAGCACTGATCTGGATCAGGAGATGAGCTTCCTCCAGATCTCCATACTGCAGTTGATAAGGTTTGTAGGGGTCATACAGCGCACAGACCAGCTCGTTCACCTTCAGCAGATTATTCTCACCTGGGCAGACAAAGGAACACAGAACGTGAGGACCTAACTCCACCCACATGCACAGTTTCTGCTGTCATGTCTCATCCATGCACAGACCCAGGTGTGGCAGCATGGCGGCCTCCAGGCTGTGTCCAAAGGTGGAAGTGGTGTGATGGAGTTCCAGCAGGGTGTCCAGACGCTGCTCCTGGGCTGCCCGCTCCACGGCCGTGCTCAAGCACACAGGGATGGATGGGACCATGGCCCCCAGAGTTTGGATCAACAACACTGTCACCACCTCATACGGGTTCTTGAACACCTGTGCAAATAATTAAACAAGCAACAGCACTGACAGATTTCCATTATGGCTAAACAAGTACATTTAGAATAAACTTACAAGGCCAAATTTGGCATGAAATTTTTTCTAACTGATCACAATTCAGCAATTTCAAACAGAGCGTGAGCACTGCTGGAAGTGGTCTGTCAtggagctgcagtgtgtctcACCTGGCTGCTCCACTGAAGCTGAGAGTGCCACGAGGAGAGCAAAGTGTCATAGAATTCAGACAGCTGCTGATTCAGACTGAGCTCGCTCTGAGAGAGATCCTGCCATATGCTCACCAACTGGCCCTGGAGGTGCCAAACATCCATCCACAAATACACATTAGAGCATGCCTACACCATGCAGATAACAGATTGTGATGgcttcttttttaattaattattaatgcCTGGTACCTACCTTGTGACACTTGTAGTAGTAGGCAAGGAGCTGTGGCATTCGATCTATCTCTGTGAAGACTTTAACGAACAGCTTGGCTtggtctgcagagaaaaaacatgtaaacattcaTCTGCTTAACGTACACTGAGAGTGAATACATTTGAGCAACGAAAGCACTTCCCATAGGTTCGTACCTATAGACATGGAATTAAAGGTTGCTACTATTTGTGGGCTGGCCAGGGCctccagtctgtttttcagagccTCCAGGTGGACACACTTTTCAGAGTAGTCCGGTGTGTCCACTAACATGGTCAGGCTGTTCTGCATGCTGGTCAGCTTGGAGGAAATTATTGCAAGGTCCTGCAAAAGGAAGACAACATATTTGTGATTTATGTCACCAAAACAATACCATTAATTTCACACTACACTGCCGCTTCTCAGGCATTCAACATTCCAGTGCCCTTTTCTGACCTAAATACAGTCTGTGATGGGACAATGTAGAGGAAAGAAGTCCTATATCTCGTTTTCATCTCTATTTAGAGGCAATAAACACATCTCTTCTCTCTTTAGATATGTTTCCCTACATTGCCATTAGAGTGAAATTAAGCAGCGAGTGAAATCCTGCGGCAGTGTCTTTCATTCATACCTGTGTTTTGAAGGTCTCCTCAATGTCTGCACTCAGCGTGCTCCACTTGTCTGCCTCCTGCAGAGCTTCGGCTGCCAGCTGCATGCGGCTTTTCACCTGATCTATCTCCACCAGGACCTGGGGAACAGGTACCACACAATACAAAAGACTCAAACCTAACAAATATCCTTTATGCCACTATTGTGCTTTAACTATTACAGAGCTTATCATGAAAGAAATGATTACATTATCATAATATCAGGGTTAATCATATAGATTTGTTTTACATGCAATGTGTGACTTGTGAGCTGTGAATATACTTCAGGTATGCTATGAATGATACAGTGATTGAACTTTTGCACACCTGCATTGACTGCACAGTGTCTTGCTCAAACTTCTTGATGTCCTCTTTGACCAGAACCATTTGCTCCTTGAGGAAAGACGCCTCCTGTTTCAAAGCCTCCACATCTCGCAGCACTCTGGGCATATTTTGAAGGGCCTGGTTACTGCTCtctacacacagaaatacagcagtCTTTCAGTTAATGAAGCATGTGATGGGAAAAGTGTAACTATCACAATATTACATCATAGATGGTGCCAATCTAAGAAGATACTGCAAGCAGTTGTTACATGCAAAACCTAACCAACTCACTTCTACACCTTCTACAGATTGGTGAGATTTCTCAATTATCAGTTATATACCATGTCATTTAAATCAGAGAAGTCAGGCTAAAACCCCTCTCTGCATAATGCAGTACACTTTAGCAGCTGGAACATCACCTCTCTAAAACAGTTTAACAAACACTGGACATCATGACCTTCATGACGGGAGGATTTGTTGCAGGACTGTtcagactgcattagttttagcttgATGTGCAcataataaactggcaactagGTCTATATGCTGCGGAGCTGCAACGATTAATTGATGAATTATAACAATGGCATACATTTAGTTACCAGTTTATCAGCTAATATAACACCAACAACATTCAATAAAgccattttttgtttgtttgtttttttatggcCATTTTGGAAGCTATTTGTGTTGCTAGTGAATTGGATTGCATTACACTGAGAGGTGTTATTTCAGACTACCCTCACTGACAAAGATAGAGTGGACAGAACATCATGGACACCTCTCACTTCAGCGAATACAACGCAGTCAGTTGGAATAATTGCACAACTGTGGCAGATGATTTAGCTACCTGTACCTCATGAACTGGCAGCTGggtgacagcaggagaaaacacGGGCACTGTTCAGCCGACATGCCACAGAGTGTTCCAGCTGTCATTAGTTTACTTTAGCCACTCACCCTCAATGGAATTGTTGACTTCCTggatgaaaagctgcagtttcaTGACCAGtgtggctgcgtgtgtgtccgcCTTCCCCGGCGCGTCCTTCTGCACAACCTTGAAGGCGCCATTCACCCAGTCTTTCACGTCAAAGTCATCGTCCAGAAACTTGGAGAAATCCATCTGGCCTCCTTCACTTACGTGCGTGCGAGAAACTCTTCTGCTGCAGTGCAGTCTGTGTCATCGACACATTGCTAACGCTAGCTAATTCTTCCCAAACAATGGCTTCGACACgaatataaaataaatagcCCAGGAAAATGAAATTATCATTACAACTAAATATAGTTCCAACAAGGCGACGGCTTCCTCCAGAGTTATTTTTAAACGTCTACGGCTCTAAAGGATGAAAAGTAGAGACATATTTCTAAATGTTTGATGCTAGCAGTGCTGCTATTGACACTTGacaacaacttcctgtttgtgctaTCGATTTGCCTTCCCCAGAAACAAGCGCGCAACAAATTGACCTGCTGAATACATTTTGTCAACAACAATGAAGAGCATTTCGTCAACAAATTGGAGCAATTTATGTCTTTTAAAAAGAAGATATATCACTTCTGGCAAAGAAAAGGGAACACGTAAATCGGTTAGTTTGAAGCAGTGTCACAAATAAGTATATCCGTgaagaaacctttttttttttttttttttttcctgtagctatattatatttagatttttttgtccTTAACTTGTCTTTCGGGCTTTGCAATCCCTCAAACACGTCCTGCCCGTGAGATATTTTAGCTTAGTAAGATGACGTTTGAGTACAAATGTTGGAAATGTTTATATCATTAAAATATATGTACACGTCCGCAGCACGAGTATATGCACTCTGCCTCCCTCTTGAGGCGACCATATAAACGAGTCTCACAGCCAGTAAAGCTAAGCATGAAACTGCACTCTGATTTTATGTATTATGACAGTAATCTGTTTATGTCAACTGTTTACCAttgaagcaaaaataaaaacagcatggGTGCATAACTCTGAATATATCTCAACATAGTTTGTTCCTCACTTTAAAGTCCGAGGAACAAGAAAGACTAAAAAAAATGTAGTGGCCTATTGTAAAAATGTAGACCTACTTCTTAGCCTAGTGTTTCTTAGGATCTACCATaggaggggaaacagctggcatATGGTCCTTACAGAGAGTGTCAGGACTCCCCAGGAAAAGCAGTCAACATATGAGTATAAGTCTGCTGCCCATCCGGAAAACCACTGTCCATCCTGTACTGTGTGTGGTGCATCCTGTGTTGGTTTTTAAGCCCATAGATGATAAATTTCTATTCGCGTTTGATCATGGATTAGTTATGTTTGCCTTTCTGTAATAGTGCTCCTGTTAGAATACTGGCTTTACACAGCCGTGCTCTCTCGTTATCTGCTGCAGTAGACGTTTATCACTACACACACTCTATTTCATGTATATTATGCAAACCAGAGAGGCAgtaaaggactggaagtggagcTGGGAGACAGTAAAGCAACGGGAAACCACTCATCAAACACCTCAGCCTGTTTGCAGCAGCTATTGGGGAGGACGTACAAAACAAAGGTGCTTCAATTGCTCTTCAGCTCATTTAAAGATGGGAATAATTGATGAAGTGAAGAACAACTTGTCCAAAGCGGTGTTCACCCCTTCTTCTCTGTTATCTGGCCGAGGCGCGCTCCACATGGCTCAGATCATTCTGTCTCTGGCCACCTTCGTCCTGGCCGGCTTCAGAGGAGGGAGCAGCCATACCTACTGGATCTACGCCATGTTCACCTGGGCCTTCTGCCCCATAATGAccctcatcatcaccattattGAGATGTTTAAGCTCGATATCATACTCGACATGTTTTGCATGCATTGGAATGACTTCACCACGGGGATGGCCATGTCCTCTACGCTCATGACCGTC
Protein-coding sequences here:
- the cog7 gene encoding conserved oligomeric Golgi complex subunit 7, whose product is MDFSKFLDDDFDVKDWVNGAFKVVQKDAPGKADTHAATLVMKLQLFIQEVNNSIEESSNQALQNMPRVLRDVEALKQEASFLKEQMVLVKEDIKKFEQDTVQSMQVLVEIDQVKSRMQLAAEALQEADKWSTLSADIEETFKTQDLAIISSKLTSMQNSLTMLVDTPDYSEKCVHLEALKNRLEALASPQIVATFNSMSIDQAKLFVKVFTEIDRMPQLLAYYYKCHKGQLVSIWQDLSQSELSLNQQLSEFYDTLLSSWHSQLQWSSQVFKNPYEVVTVLLIQTLGAMVPSIPVCLSTAVERAAQEQRLDTLLELHHTTSTFGHSLEAAMLPHLGENNLLKVNELVCALYDPYKPYQLQYGDLEEAHLLIQISAVPLEHGEVIDCVEELSHSVGKLFGLTNAAVDRCVKLTDGLAVCGLLKALKALFTKYVSDFSTTLQSIRKKCKLEDAPTSSVFQEDWTAFQNSVRIIATCGELLRQCGAFEQQLSNKILGTAGKYLSESYSPRSLAGIQEASSTERKSATKNPWQEYNYLQRGDMAEYNSLMEVLYSLKEKGTGNSSLLAEPRSALTRLNQQANQLAFDSVFLQIKHQLCLVSKMERQEAAGFGESYTEDLPTFSLSPQEYITNIGQYLMSLPLHLEPFVTQEDPALEMALHAGKLPFPPEQGDDLPELDNTADYWLGSIARATMQTYCDVILLIPQLGAHSTKQLATDIDYLSNVMDALGLQPSRSLQHIVTLLRAKPEDYRQTAKLLPRRLASTIAALRCIDY